In Microbacterium sp. 1.5R, the following are encoded in one genomic region:
- a CDS encoding glycosyltransferase encodes MIGREQLRVLVVAPERHPLRQPHAGGLEAVVWNRVRWLRSRGHHVELCAAEGSDFLDADTDLHLPSPRWHRARDASDTDFPEGHRRLMTDAFARVRDRLDAPETRVDVVDNHSLHGDPILWSREIGVPVVTTLHTPPLADMVIASNALDGSSPHRFLAVSQYTARAWSAEGVEAFVFTNGVDTAQWSLGSGGGDWVWFGRIVPEKAPHLAIDAARRAGARLKLAGRVGDAAYFDREVRPRLGRGIDYVGALRQPELAALVGASSVALVTPVWSEPFGLVMAEALMTGTPVAAFDSGGTSEVLAGIPGTAVVPSADTEALARAATNLVAQSRSGLRRRDVRDAASARHSLDHRHREIERVLTVAAQSAMPAHEFVEAVGA; translated from the coding sequence ATGATCGGTCGCGAGCAGCTGCGGGTGCTGGTCGTGGCGCCCGAACGTCATCCTCTTCGCCAACCGCACGCGGGCGGGCTGGAGGCCGTGGTCTGGAACCGCGTGCGCTGGCTGCGCAGCCGCGGCCACCATGTGGAGCTGTGCGCGGCGGAGGGATCGGACTTCCTCGACGCCGACACCGACCTGCACCTGCCGAGTCCGCGGTGGCACCGGGCGCGGGATGCGTCCGACACCGACTTCCCCGAGGGGCACCGCCGTCTCATGACCGACGCCTTCGCGCGGGTACGCGATCGGCTCGACGCGCCGGAGACTCGCGTCGATGTCGTCGACAATCACAGCCTCCACGGCGATCCGATCCTGTGGAGCCGCGAGATCGGGGTTCCGGTCGTCACCACGCTGCATACCCCGCCCCTCGCCGACATGGTGATCGCGTCGAATGCTCTCGACGGCTCGTCGCCGCACAGGTTCCTCGCGGTCAGCCAGTACACGGCGCGCGCGTGGTCGGCCGAGGGCGTCGAGGCGTTCGTCTTCACCAACGGCGTCGACACCGCACAGTGGAGTCTGGGATCGGGCGGAGGGGACTGGGTGTGGTTCGGCCGGATCGTGCCCGAGAAGGCACCCCATCTCGCCATCGATGCCGCTCGACGCGCCGGCGCACGCCTGAAGCTCGCGGGCCGCGTCGGCGACGCCGCCTATTTCGACCGCGAGGTGCGCCCGCGTCTCGGCCGGGGCATCGACTACGTCGGCGCGCTGCGACAGCCCGAGCTCGCCGCGCTCGTCGGGGCCTCATCGGTCGCCCTCGTGACACCGGTGTGGTCGGAGCCCTTCGGGCTGGTGATGGCCGAGGCGCTCATGACCGGCACGCCCGTCGCCGCGTTCGACTCGGGAGGCACCAGTGAGGTGCTCGCCGGAATCCCCGGCACCGCCGTGGTGCCGTCCGCCGACACCGAGGCGCTCGCGCGCGCCGCGACGAACCTGGTCGCGCAGTCGCGCAGCGGACTGCGCCGACGGGATGTGCGCGACGCCGCCTCCGCGCGGCATTCGCTCGACCATCGGCATCGCGAGATCGAACGGGTCCTCACCGTCGCCGCTCAGAGCGCGATGCCCGCCCACGAGTTCGTGGAGGCGGTCGGAGCATGA
- a CDS encoding glycosyltransferase, translating to MIAWYVHHHGWGHLTRMQAIRPHLADEVTVFSSLPEPESLAPRTTWVQLPSDSDPVVGADGVRREAHELGDVTANGSLHWAPLGHPGHQARLSVIADWVAVHPTAAFVVDVSVEITMLARLMGVPTIVFAQPGERTDAPHRLGYDLADLILTPWPQGTIEATALVGRERVRAVGGVSRYDGRARVDTGDEHPRRVLFLGRALDRDGLSETVELLRADGWDVESAGANDDDRVDDVWPLLCRATVVVSAAGQNSIADLAAADARAVVIAQERPFGEQEDMARVLAAQGFAQSLPVDAEPSQVVDGIRRAAETAPRWHAWQVNGAAARAASAIEEVAR from the coding sequence ATGATCGCCTGGTACGTGCACCATCACGGGTGGGGCCACCTGACGCGGATGCAGGCGATCCGCCCGCACCTCGCCGACGAGGTCACGGTGTTCTCGAGCCTGCCTGAGCCCGAGTCCCTGGCACCGCGGACGACATGGGTTCAGCTGCCCTCCGACTCCGACCCGGTCGTCGGGGCCGACGGAGTGCGCCGAGAGGCGCACGAGCTCGGCGATGTCACCGCGAACGGCAGCCTGCACTGGGCACCCCTCGGGCATCCCGGGCATCAGGCTCGCCTCTCGGTGATCGCCGACTGGGTGGCCGTCCACCCGACCGCGGCCTTCGTCGTCGACGTCAGCGTCGAGATCACGATGCTCGCCCGCCTGATGGGCGTGCCGACGATCGTCTTCGCTCAACCGGGCGAGCGCACCGACGCCCCGCACCGGCTCGGATACGACCTCGCCGACCTCATCCTGACGCCCTGGCCGCAGGGAACCATCGAGGCGACGGCGCTCGTCGGCCGCGAGCGCGTGCGAGCGGTCGGCGGCGTGTCTCGCTATGACGGCCGAGCCCGCGTCGACACCGGCGATGAGCACCCCCGTCGCGTGCTGTTCCTCGGCCGCGCTCTCGACCGTGACGGGCTCTCCGAGACCGTCGAGCTGCTCAGAGCGGACGGGTGGGACGTCGAGAGCGCCGGCGCGAACGACGACGATCGGGTCGACGACGTCTGGCCCCTGCTGTGCCGCGCCACGGTCGTGGTGAGCGCGGCGGGCCAGAACAGCATCGCCGACCTCGCCGCCGCCGATGCCCGCGCCGTCGTGATCGCCCAGGAGAGGCCCTTCGGCGAGCAGGAGGACATGGCCCGCGTGCTCGCCGCACAGGGCTTCGCCCAGAGTCTTCCGGTCGATGCGGAGCCCTCCCAGGTCGTGGACGGCATCCGCCGAGCTGCCGAGACCGCTCCCCGGTGGCACGCGTGGCAGGTGAACGGGGCTGCCGCCCGCGCCGCGAGCGCGATCGAGGAGGTGGCGCGATGA
- a CDS encoding galactosyltransferase-related protein: MSVRVAVITPASVNRLDHLQRQRRFLDEVSTPGVEIVRIEAWLDADAPPSPPAARFVHVPPGDHGMRVGAARNAAASLALAQDVDLLVFLDVDCLPGPGLVERYIGAARTHPQDLLCGPVTYLHSVQRPSTPHDLGILTRPHPARPLPAGDAVVAATDDEFDLFWSLSFAVTPETWTRLGGFDEVYEGYGAEDTDLGRRARARGIGLRWVGGAHAYHQWHPAGSPPWRHLDDILRNGALFAERWGEWPMRGWIDSFIEGGAVEPHGDGFRRVDRASASRR, encoded by the coding sequence ATGAGCGTCCGCGTCGCCGTCATCACGCCGGCTTCGGTCAACCGTCTCGACCATCTGCAGCGTCAGCGGCGGTTCCTCGACGAGGTCAGCACGCCCGGCGTCGAGATCGTCCGCATCGAGGCGTGGCTGGATGCGGACGCGCCGCCGTCACCGCCCGCAGCCCGGTTCGTGCATGTGCCGCCGGGCGACCACGGCATGCGCGTCGGCGCGGCGCGGAACGCGGCGGCCTCGCTCGCGCTCGCTCAGGACGTCGACCTGCTGGTGTTCCTCGATGTCGACTGCCTGCCGGGACCGGGACTCGTCGAGCGATATATCGGTGCCGCGCGAACGCACCCGCAGGACCTCCTCTGCGGCCCGGTGACCTATCTCCACAGTGTGCAGCGCCCGTCGACACCGCACGATCTCGGCATCCTGACCCGTCCGCACCCCGCTCGCCCGCTGCCCGCGGGCGACGCCGTCGTGGCGGCGACCGATGACGAGTTCGACCTGTTCTGGTCGCTCTCGTTCGCGGTGACCCCCGAGACCTGGACGCGTCTCGGCGGATTCGACGAGGTGTACGAGGGCTATGGCGCCGAAGACACCGACCTGGGTCGACGCGCACGGGCGCGTGGCATCGGGCTGCGCTGGGTCGGCGGCGCGCATGCCTACCACCAGTGGCATCCGGCCGGCTCTCCGCCCTGGCGCCACCTCGACGACATCCTGCGCAACGGCGCTCTGTTCGCCGAGCGATGGGGCGAGTGGCCGATGCGCGGCTGGATAGACAGCTTCATCGAGGGCGGTGCCGTGGAACCTCACGGCGACGGCTTCCGCCGCGTCGATCGCGCGAGCGCATCCCGTCGCTGA
- a CDS encoding TetR/AcrR family transcriptional regulator, which yields MTVDSRPLGRRERNKLDKLERITTAAGELFAERGVDDVTTQEIADRADIGTGTLFLYAKTKGELLLLVQNSMYAEALERGRAAAADADGVLEGVLAVIRPVIECNRTQIDNGRTYLREIVFGDPEEPHHGEALALTGQTEQLVADVIARDTRVSADEAAALARIVSAVMFLTMSATINIAHSVEQIVDEVAAQIRVILPA from the coding sequence ATGACTGTCGACTCCCGCCCTCTCGGTCGACGTGAGCGCAACAAGCTCGACAAGCTCGAGCGCATCACGACCGCTGCCGGCGAGCTCTTCGCCGAACGAGGGGTGGACGACGTCACGACGCAGGAGATCGCCGATCGCGCCGACATCGGCACGGGAACGCTCTTCCTCTACGCCAAGACCAAGGGCGAGCTGCTGCTGCTCGTGCAGAACTCGATGTACGCCGAGGCGCTCGAGCGCGGACGCGCCGCCGCCGCCGACGCGGACGGTGTTCTCGAGGGTGTGCTGGCGGTGATCCGGCCGGTCATCGAATGCAACCGCACCCAGATCGACAACGGCCGCACCTACCTGCGTGAGATCGTGTTCGGCGACCCCGAAGAACCGCATCACGGTGAGGCGCTCGCCCTCACCGGGCAGACCGAGCAGCTGGTCGCCGACGTCATCGCCCGTGATACGCGGGTCTCGGCCGACGAGGCCGCGGCGCTCGCCCGCATCGTCTCGGCCGTCATGTTCCTGACCATGTCCGCCACGATCAACATCGCTCACTCGGTCGAGCAGATCGTCGACGAGGTCGCCGCGCAGATCAGAGTGATCCTGCCGGCCTGA
- a CDS encoding SDR family oxidoreductase → MPSLSGAVVLVTGANGGIGTHFVREALARGASKVYASARTPREWDDERIVPLALDVTDPASITAAVAAAPDVTVLINNAGASPSSPGILSHSDEEIRANVETNFLGPLFLARAFAPILSAQPQSALIDIHSALSWYAVAGIYSATKAALWSATNSLRLELAPAGVHVVGVHVGYVDTAMAANVTDPKLDPAVLVTKVLDATEAGEYEVLADDTSVQVRAALSAPLQALYPQLARASEQ, encoded by the coding sequence ATGCCTTCTCTCTCTGGAGCAGTAGTCCTCGTCACCGGCGCGAACGGAGGGATCGGCACGCACTTCGTCCGCGAAGCCCTCGCGCGCGGCGCCTCGAAGGTCTACGCCTCCGCACGCACGCCCCGCGAGTGGGATGACGAGCGCATCGTGCCGCTCGCCCTCGACGTCACCGATCCGGCATCGATCACCGCAGCCGTCGCGGCCGCACCCGACGTCACGGTGCTCATCAACAACGCCGGCGCTTCGCCCTCGAGCCCCGGCATCCTCTCGCACAGCGACGAGGAGATCCGCGCGAACGTCGAGACCAACTTCCTCGGCCCGCTGTTCCTCGCTCGCGCCTTCGCGCCGATCCTCTCGGCCCAGCCGCAGTCGGCGCTCATCGACATCCACTCGGCCTTGAGCTGGTACGCCGTCGCCGGCATCTACAGCGCGACCAAGGCGGCGCTGTGGTCGGCGACGAACTCGCTGCGCCTCGAGCTCGCCCCGGCCGGAGTGCACGTCGTCGGGGTGCACGTCGGATACGTCGACACGGCCATGGCGGCGAACGTCACCGACCCGAAGCTCGACCCGGCCGTGCTCGTGACCAAGGTGCTGGATGCCACGGAGGCGGGCGAGTACGAGGTGCTCGCCGACGACACCTCGGTGCAGGTCAGGGCCGCCCTGAGCGCCCCGCTCCAGGCGCTCTACCCGCAGCTGGCGCGCGCCTCGGAGCAGTAG
- a CDS encoding NADP-dependent oxidoreductase gives MRAFVLSKYDTAVHAADVPEPSVGEHDVLVRVQAAGVNQLDEKIRAGEFRAILPYRLPIVLGHDVAGTVIRVGAGVSRFAIGDEVYARPRDRRIGTFAERIAVDESDVALKPASITMDEAGSLPLVALTAWQALVEIGEVRPGHKVLIHAGAGGVGSIAIQLAKHLGAEVATTASGANADFVRMLGADHVVDYRSEDFEEVLTGYDVVLDSLGGENLEKSLRILRPGGRAVGISGPPTPEFARAAGLNPLLRLAMAVLSRKVRAQAKRLGVAYTFLFMRASGEQLRQIAELVDAGAIRPIVGRVLPFEEAADGIASLTRGGIRGKVVIRGA, from the coding sequence ATGAGAGCTTTCGTCCTCTCGAAGTACGACACCGCCGTGCACGCGGCCGACGTGCCCGAGCCCTCCGTGGGCGAGCACGACGTGCTCGTCCGCGTGCAGGCGGCGGGTGTCAACCAGCTGGATGAGAAGATCCGCGCCGGCGAGTTCAGAGCGATCCTGCCGTACCGTCTGCCGATCGTCCTCGGGCATGACGTCGCGGGCACGGTCATCCGCGTCGGCGCCGGCGTGAGCCGTTTCGCGATCGGCGACGAGGTCTACGCGCGTCCGCGCGATCGTCGCATCGGGACCTTCGCCGAGCGGATCGCGGTCGACGAGAGCGACGTGGCGCTGAAGCCCGCGTCGATCACGATGGACGAGGCGGGGTCGCTGCCGCTCGTCGCGCTGACGGCCTGGCAGGCCCTGGTCGAGATCGGCGAGGTGCGGCCGGGCCACAAGGTGCTGATCCATGCGGGAGCCGGCGGCGTCGGATCGATCGCGATCCAGCTCGCGAAGCACCTGGGTGCGGAGGTGGCGACGACCGCGAGCGGCGCGAACGCCGACTTCGTGAGGATGCTCGGCGCCGACCATGTCGTCGACTACCGGTCTGAGGACTTCGAGGAGGTCCTCACTGGATACGACGTCGTGCTCGACAGCCTCGGCGGCGAGAACCTCGAGAAGTCGCTGCGCATCCTGCGGCCGGGAGGCAGGGCGGTCGGGATCTCGGGTCCGCCCACACCCGAGTTCGCCCGCGCAGCCGGCCTCAATCCACTGCTCCGACTGGCCATGGCCGTGCTCAGCCGCAAGGTCCGGGCCCAGGCGAAGCGCCTGGGCGTCGCCTACACGTTCCTCTTCATGCGGGCGAGCGGCGAACAGCTGCGCCAGATCGCAGAACTCGTCGACGCGGGAGCCATCCGCCCGATCGTCGGTCGCGTGCTCCCGTTCGAGGAGGCCGCCGACGGCATCGCGTCGCTGACCCGGGGCGGAATCCGCGGCAAGGTCGTGATCAGGGGAGCCTGA
- a CDS encoding cyclodeaminase/cyclohydrolase family protein, whose product MEDSADIPASTPMDDWFDALSRPTGSPGGGAASGVMLAIAASLMSMVGGYSDDDPRASERLDPLAGRRVEALRAVEADGVVSARFGAALALPSDDPSRDERVREAAVEAAESAAQVGGIGVRMLRDVRVLVEAGNPHIAVDLAVAAEALGAGLSGASLNIRANLQIARRHGSSDTALAGLDAEIERLADARREVAQIIEELSSRLD is encoded by the coding sequence ATGGAGGACTCCGCCGACATCCCCGCATCCACCCCGATGGACGACTGGTTCGACGCGCTGAGTCGTCCGACCGGTTCTCCCGGGGGAGGCGCCGCGTCGGGAGTGATGCTCGCGATCGCCGCCTCGCTGATGAGCATGGTGGGCGGGTATTCCGATGACGACCCTCGAGCGTCGGAGCGCCTCGATCCGCTCGCCGGGCGACGCGTCGAGGCGCTGCGGGCGGTCGAGGCGGACGGCGTCGTCTCGGCACGCTTCGGGGCTGCCCTCGCACTGCCGAGCGACGACCCGTCCCGCGACGAGCGCGTCCGCGAGGCGGCCGTCGAGGCGGCCGAGTCCGCGGCGCAGGTCGGTGGCATCGGCGTGCGGATGCTGCGCGACGTGCGGGTGCTCGTCGAGGCGGGCAACCCGCACATCGCCGTTGATCTCGCCGTCGCCGCAGAGGCCCTGGGCGCCGGATTGTCGGGGGCGTCGCTGAACATCCGGGCGAACCTGCAGATCGCACGCCGTCACGGATCGTCCGACACCGCGCTCGCCGGCCTCGACGCGGAGATCGAACGGTTGGCGGATGCGCGACGCGAGGTCGCGCAGATCATCGAGGAGCTGTCCTCTCGACTCGACTGA
- a CDS encoding histidine phosphatase family protein, with amino-acid sequence MQELWLVRHGESVGNVAATAAETARAEVIDLATRDADVPLSTTGAEQARALAAALHGGPVTPQVAWLSPYVRAQQTFALSMEGVEGVAGVERVLTDERLRDRELGILDLLTRWGVAARHPEEADRRARLGKYYHRPPGGESWADVSLRLRSFLRDALADDARVGLVVAHDAVVMLLVALLTGMDETRLMQFASTNPVLNASVTRLRLDGRQWQLEDFSDVRHLAQLGADITVHPGSPDVGPG; translated from the coding sequence GTGCAGGAGCTGTGGCTCGTCAGGCACGGAGAGAGCGTCGGCAACGTCGCCGCGACAGCCGCGGAGACCGCCCGCGCCGAGGTGATCGACCTCGCGACCCGAGACGCCGATGTGCCGTTGTCGACCACCGGTGCCGAGCAGGCGCGAGCGCTGGCGGCCGCGTTGCACGGCGGCCCTGTCACGCCCCAGGTCGCCTGGTTGTCGCCGTACGTGCGGGCCCAGCAGACGTTCGCGCTCAGCATGGAGGGCGTGGAGGGCGTCGCCGGCGTCGAGCGGGTGCTCACCGACGAACGGCTGCGCGACAGAGAGCTCGGCATCCTCGATCTGCTGACCCGGTGGGGCGTCGCCGCCCGGCATCCCGAAGAGGCCGACCGTCGGGCGCGACTGGGCAAGTACTACCACCGGCCGCCCGGAGGAGAGTCGTGGGCCGATGTGTCCCTGCGCCTGCGGTCGTTCCTGCGAGACGCACTGGCCGACGACGCCCGCGTCGGTCTCGTCGTCGCGCATGACGCGGTCGTGATGCTGCTGGTCGCACTGCTGACCGGGATGGACGAGACGCGCCTCATGCAGTTCGCCTCGACGAACCCGGTGCTCAACGCCTCGGTGACGCGGCTGCGCCTGGACGGCCGGCAGTGGCAGCTCGAGGACTTCTCCGACGTGCGCCACCTCGCGCAGCTGGGCGCCGACATCACCGTGCACCCGGGAAGCCCCGATGTCGGCCCGGGATGA
- a CDS encoding ADP-dependent NAD(P)H-hydrate dehydratase: protein MSARDEPTRVTPQLLQEWGLPDPGDSKKSRGTAVIIGGSSLSAGAVVLGGEAMLRVGAGKVAVTTDASVADVVRIAFPEAGVYESPGPGEPMTDDLRSACEGADAVLVGPGLDDPEDALGWLRRLAGHDISCLVVDAFAVGALRDVPRSDLPACLIVNANLDEAELLLGRPVDDLFSELPGLAQELDAVIHCYSAVVSPSGTAWRLDDGGPGLGTAGSGDVVAGAITGFAARGLTPERAAVWGAWAHARAGDRLAERMGLGYLARELVRELPAAVLDADGARGGVD from the coding sequence ATGTCGGCCCGGGATGAGCCGACGCGGGTGACGCCGCAGCTGCTGCAGGAGTGGGGTCTGCCCGACCCCGGCGACTCGAAGAAGTCCCGCGGCACGGCGGTGATCATCGGCGGCTCGTCTCTCTCGGCCGGCGCGGTCGTGCTGGGCGGGGAGGCCATGCTGCGCGTCGGAGCGGGCAAGGTCGCGGTCACGACCGACGCCTCGGTCGCGGATGTCGTGCGGATCGCGTTCCCCGAGGCCGGGGTCTACGAATCGCCCGGTCCGGGCGAACCGATGACCGACGACCTGCGCAGCGCCTGCGAAGGAGCGGATGCGGTGCTGGTCGGGCCCGGGCTGGACGACCCCGAGGATGCCCTCGGGTGGCTGCGGCGGCTGGCGGGCCACGACATCTCCTGCCTCGTGGTCGACGCCTTCGCCGTCGGTGCACTGCGCGACGTGCCGCGCTCGGATCTTCCGGCGTGCCTGATCGTCAACGCCAATCTCGACGAGGCCGAGCTCCTGCTGGGCCGCCCCGTCGACGACCTCTTCTCGGAGCTGCCGGGACTCGCTCAGGAGCTCGACGCCGTGATCCACTGCTACTCCGCCGTGGTCTCACCCTCGGGCACCGCATGGCGACTCGACGACGGCGGCCCCGGCCTCGGCACGGCCGGATCGGGCGACGTCGTCGCGGGCGCCATCACCGGCTTCGCCGCCCGAGGACTCACCCCGGAACGCGCCGCCGTCTGGGGAGCATGGGCGCACGCCCGCGCAGGAGACCGACTCGCCGAGCGGATGGGTCTCGGCTACCTCGCCCGCGAGCTGGTGCGCGAACTCCCCGCCGCCGTGCTCGACGCCGACGGGGCTCGAGGCGGCGTCGACTGA
- a CDS encoding SDR family NAD(P)-dependent oxidoreductase: MDISGKVFVVTGAGNGIGREVTLRLLAGGASVAGVDLNAAGLEATAALAAVGTRFTQHAVNITDRNAIDALPDAVIAAHGQVDGVANIAGVIQKFVTVNELPFSEIEKVMNVNFWGVMNVCKAFLPHLLARPEASLLNVASMGSYAPVPGQAVYGASKAAVKLLTEALYAELLETNVHVTVIFPGAISTGIAANSGVDLGGDATAESSAYKTTTPQEAGRVIVDAIVKDRFRATIGSDAAAMDRLSRLNPKFATRMIAKQMSGLLA, translated from the coding sequence ATGGACATCTCAGGCAAGGTCTTCGTCGTCACGGGCGCAGGAAACGGCATCGGACGCGAGGTGACGCTGCGTCTGCTTGCCGGTGGCGCCTCGGTCGCCGGCGTCGACCTGAACGCCGCAGGCCTCGAAGCGACCGCAGCACTCGCGGCTGTCGGCACGCGATTCACTCAGCACGCGGTGAACATCACCGACCGGAATGCGATCGACGCGCTTCCCGACGCTGTGATCGCGGCTCACGGACAGGTCGACGGCGTCGCGAACATCGCGGGGGTGATCCAGAAGTTCGTCACGGTGAACGAACTGCCGTTCTCGGAGATCGAGAAGGTCATGAATGTGAACTTCTGGGGCGTCATGAACGTCTGCAAGGCTTTCCTTCCGCACCTGCTCGCCCGGCCTGAGGCGTCCCTCCTGAATGTCGCGAGCATGGGTTCGTACGCCCCGGTGCCCGGTCAGGCGGTCTACGGGGCATCCAAGGCCGCGGTGAAGCTCCTTACCGAGGCGCTCTATGCCGAGCTGCTCGAGACGAACGTGCATGTCACGGTGATCTTCCCCGGCGCGATCAGCACCGGCATCGCTGCGAATTCCGGAGTCGATCTCGGAGGGGACGCGACGGCGGAGAGCAGCGCCTACAAGACGACGACGCCGCAGGAGGCGGGCCGCGTGATCGTCGACGCGATAGTGAAGGATCGGTTCCGCGCCACGATCGGTTCGGATGCCGCCGCGATGGACCGCCTCTCACGCCTCAACCCGAAGTTCGCGACGAGGATGATCGCGAAGCAGATGAGCGGTCTTCTCGCCTGA
- a CDS encoding Gfo/Idh/MocA family protein, producing the protein MPRWGIVGTGDISDRLVSDLLAIGGEITAVWGRTTDRAADFATRHGIPSSTDDRAALFARDDVDIVYIATPAVTHTAITLEALDAGRHVLVEKPIATSAVDAEMLFARASAADVFLMEAMWMRFNPLHVEVIERITGGELGAVRNVRAGFGTPFFPRPGKVRPEDGGSILRDRGIYPVTLAHWFLGAPDVVQARGVLSEGVDLAGHATLERADGAFAQLAWSGVDFLDLSAAISGERGWLTLDPMFWAGSDARVHAGSAERIFREPEQLRHPRVGNGYGPMLEAVTAAIASGLREHPWHDAATTISITRTLDRILADISSESR; encoded by the coding sequence ATGCCTAGGTGGGGCATCGTCGGCACCGGGGACATCTCCGATCGCCTCGTCTCCGATCTGCTCGCCATCGGCGGGGAGATCACCGCTGTCTGGGGGCGAACCACAGACCGCGCGGCGGACTTCGCGACGCGGCACGGCATCCCGTCGTCGACCGACGATCGGGCAGCGCTGTTCGCTCGCGACGACGTCGACATCGTCTACATCGCCACCCCTGCCGTCACGCATACTGCGATCACGCTCGAGGCCCTCGACGCGGGTAGGCATGTGCTCGTCGAGAAGCCGATCGCGACCTCGGCCGTCGACGCGGAGATGCTCTTCGCGCGCGCCTCGGCGGCCGATGTCTTCCTCATGGAAGCGATGTGGATGCGGTTCAACCCGCTGCACGTCGAGGTCATCGAACGCATCACCGGGGGAGAGCTCGGCGCTGTCCGCAACGTCAGGGCCGGCTTCGGCACGCCCTTCTTCCCTCGCCCGGGCAAGGTCCGGCCCGAGGACGGCGGCAGCATCCTGCGCGACAGGGGGATCTACCCGGTCACGCTGGCCCATTGGTTCCTCGGTGCGCCCGACGTAGTGCAGGCGCGAGGAGTCCTCTCTGAGGGGGTGGATCTCGCGGGGCATGCCACGCTCGAGCGCGCCGACGGCGCCTTCGCGCAGCTCGCATGGTCAGGAGTGGACTTCCTTGATCTCTCGGCGGCGATCAGCGGCGAGCGCGGCTGGCTCACGCTCGATCCCATGTTCTGGGCGGGCAGCGACGCCCGAGTTCATGCAGGGTCGGCGGAGCGTATCTTCCGCGAGCCGGAGCAGCTGCGGCATCCGCGGGTCGGCAACGGCTACGGCCCGATGCTCGAGGCAGTGACCGCGGCGATCGCATCCGGTCTGCGTGAGCATCCCTGGCATGACGCGGCGACGACGATCTCGATCACCCGTACCCTCGATCGCATCCTTGCGGACATCTCCTCCGAGTCGCGCTGA